In Microbacterium esteraromaticum, the following proteins share a genomic window:
- the ileS gene encoding isoleucine--tRNA ligase — translation MTYPRSSFGAAADAVTPSPRFPEIEREVLDFWKADDTFRASIAQRDGADEWVFYDGPPFANGLPHYGHLLTGYAKDVFPRFQTMLGKKVDRVFGWDTHGLPAELEAMKQLGITEKSEIEQMGIDVFNAKARDSVLTYTHEWQDYVTRQARWVDFERGYKTLDLGYMESVLWAFKTLYDKGLAYEGYRVLPYCWRDETPLSAHELRMDDDVYKDRQDPSVTVTFPLVGAKAESLGLTAVRALAWTTTPWTLPTNLALVVGPEIEYVVVPGGPNGAADIVPGDDVAESDAHRYLLARDLLGGYAKDLGYESADDALAAVQQTVLGRDLEDVAYDRLFDYYADAETWGTENAWRILVDDYVTTTDGTGIVHQAPAYGEDDQRVTNAAGIPTIISLDDGGRFLSSVTDVAGQLWMDANTPLIRLLRASGRMLREQSYVHSYPHCWRCRNPLIYKAVSSWFIRVTDIKDDLLANNEQITWVPENVKYGQFGKWLEGARDWSISRNRYWGSPIPIWKSDDPEYPRVDAYGSLEELERDFGTLPRNPEGEIDLHRPYIDDLTRPNPDDPTGNSTMRRIEDVFDVWFDSGSMPYAQVHYPFENQEWFDSHAPADFIVEYIGQTRGWFYVMHVLSTALFNRPAFTGVSCHGIVLGSDGYKMSKSLRNYPDVSEVLDRDGSDAMRWFLMSSSVLRGGNLAVTEEGIRAGVREFILPLWNSWYFFATYANASGGYEAAWRTDSTDVLDRYILARLGDLVREVRVDLEGLDSTTASARLRDFAEVLTNWYIRRSRDRFWEGVSEDPKSREAFDTLYTVLETLTRVAAPLVPLISERVWQGLTGGRSVHLTDWPDAAVFPAADEVRDAMDAVRELSSVGNALRKKEKLRVRLPLARLTVVSPLAADLAQFEGILQEELNVKSVELVQLAETTASDYGISHRLSVNARAAGPRLGKEVQKVIRAAKEGFWTEEGGVVTADGVALEPHEYDLVLETSGRPEGEALALVPGGGFMLLDTATTPELEAEGLARDVIRAVQDTRKNAGFDVSDRIRLALRFDDAEDGDAVYSAFEIADVAGETLALEHALLGADDVLAESEFSAVIAKGTYANRGDFTVAVSRIGASE, via the coding sequence ATGACCTACCCGCGCTCCTCCTTCGGCGCAGCAGCCGACGCCGTCACCCCGAGCCCGCGCTTCCCCGAGATCGAGCGCGAGGTGCTCGACTTCTGGAAGGCCGACGACACCTTCCGGGCCTCTATCGCGCAGCGCGACGGCGCCGACGAGTGGGTCTTCTACGACGGCCCTCCGTTCGCCAACGGACTGCCGCACTACGGTCACCTCCTGACCGGGTATGCGAAGGACGTCTTCCCCCGGTTCCAGACCATGCTCGGCAAGAAGGTCGATCGCGTCTTCGGGTGGGACACGCACGGTCTGCCCGCCGAGCTCGAGGCGATGAAGCAGCTCGGCATCACCGAGAAGAGCGAGATCGAGCAGATGGGCATCGACGTCTTCAACGCGAAGGCGCGCGACTCGGTGCTCACCTACACGCACGAGTGGCAGGACTACGTCACGCGTCAGGCCAGGTGGGTCGACTTCGAGCGCGGATACAAGACGCTCGACCTCGGCTACATGGAGAGCGTGCTGTGGGCGTTCAAGACCCTCTACGACAAGGGCCTCGCCTACGAGGGATACCGCGTGCTGCCGTATTGCTGGCGCGACGAGACGCCGCTGTCTGCGCACGAGCTGCGCATGGACGACGACGTGTACAAGGACCGTCAGGACCCGTCGGTCACGGTCACCTTCCCGCTCGTGGGAGCCAAGGCCGAGAGCCTGGGTCTCACCGCAGTGCGCGCGCTGGCCTGGACGACCACGCCCTGGACCCTTCCCACGAACCTCGCGCTCGTCGTCGGACCCGAGATCGAGTACGTCGTCGTGCCCGGCGGCCCGAACGGCGCCGCCGATATCGTCCCCGGCGACGACGTGGCCGAGAGCGACGCGCACCGCTACCTGCTCGCCCGCGACCTGCTGGGTGGCTACGCCAAGGACCTCGGGTACGAGTCGGCTGACGACGCGCTCGCCGCTGTGCAGCAGACCGTCCTCGGTCGCGACCTCGAGGACGTCGCGTACGACCGGCTCTTCGACTACTACGCGGATGCGGAGACCTGGGGCACCGAGAACGCCTGGCGCATCCTCGTCGACGACTACGTGACGACCACCGACGGCACAGGCATCGTGCACCAGGCGCCCGCCTACGGTGAGGACGACCAGCGGGTCACGAACGCCGCAGGCATCCCGACGATCATCTCCCTCGACGACGGCGGACGCTTCCTGTCGTCCGTGACAGACGTCGCCGGGCAGCTGTGGATGGATGCCAACACGCCGCTCATCCGCCTGCTGCGCGCCTCTGGCCGAATGCTGCGCGAGCAGAGCTACGTGCACTCCTATCCGCACTGCTGGCGCTGCCGGAACCCCCTGATCTACAAGGCCGTCTCGAGCTGGTTCATCCGCGTGACCGACATCAAGGACGACCTCCTCGCGAACAACGAGCAGATCACCTGGGTGCCCGAGAACGTGAAGTACGGTCAGTTCGGCAAGTGGCTCGAGGGGGCGCGCGACTGGTCTATCAGCCGTAACCGCTACTGGGGCTCGCCCATCCCGATCTGGAAGAGCGATGACCCCGAGTACCCGCGCGTCGACGCCTACGGATCGCTGGAGGAGCTGGAGCGCGACTTCGGCACGCTGCCCCGCAATCCCGAGGGCGAGATCGATCTGCACCGCCCCTACATCGACGACCTCACCCGGCCGAACCCCGACGACCCGACCGGGAACAGCACGATGCGCCGCATCGAAGACGTCTTCGATGTCTGGTTCGACTCCGGTTCGATGCCGTATGCACAGGTGCACTATCCCTTCGAGAACCAGGAGTGGTTCGATTCCCACGCGCCGGCCGACTTCATCGTCGAGTACATCGGGCAGACCCGTGGGTGGTTCTACGTCATGCACGTCCTGTCGACCGCGCTGTTCAACCGTCCGGCCTTCACAGGGGTGAGCTGCCACGGCATCGTGCTCGGCAGCGACGGCTACAAGATGTCGAAGTCGCTGCGCAACTATCCCGATGTCAGTGAGGTGCTCGACCGCGACGGTTCGGATGCCATGCGCTGGTTCCTCATGTCGAGCTCGGTGCTGCGCGGCGGCAACCTCGCCGTCACGGAGGAGGGCATCCGCGCTGGTGTGCGGGAGTTCATCCTGCCGCTGTGGAACTCGTGGTACTTCTTCGCGACCTACGCCAACGCGAGCGGCGGCTACGAGGCCGCGTGGCGCACCGACAGCACCGACGTGCTGGACCGGTACATCCTGGCGCGCCTCGGCGATCTCGTGCGCGAGGTGCGTGTCGACCTCGAGGGGCTCGACTCCACAACCGCATCGGCGCGTCTGCGCGACTTCGCCGAGGTGCTGACGAACTGGTACATCCGCCGCTCGCGGGACCGGTTCTGGGAGGGCGTGAGCGAAGACCCCAAGAGCCGCGAGGCGTTCGACACCCTCTACACGGTGCTCGAGACGCTCACCCGCGTGGCGGCTCCGCTCGTGCCGCTCATCAGCGAGCGCGTCTGGCAGGGTCTGACCGGCGGGCGCAGCGTGCATCTGACCGACTGGCCGGATGCGGCCGTGTTCCCGGCGGCCGACGAGGTGCGCGACGCGATGGATGCGGTGCGCGAGCTGTCGAGCGTGGGCAACGCCCTGCGCAAGAAGGAGAAGCTGCGCGTGCGTCTTCCGCTCGCGCGCCTGACCGTCGTGTCGCCGCTCGCCGCGGACCTCGCCCAGTTCGAGGGGATCCTGCAGGAGGAGCTGAACGTGAAGTCGGTCGAGCTCGTGCAGCTCGCCGAGACCACGGCATCCGACTATGGCATCAGTCACCGCCTCAGCGTCAACGCCCGCGCTGCCGGTCCGCGCCTCGGCAAGGAGGTGCAGAAGGTCATCCGGGCGGCGAAGGAGGGCTTCTGGACCGAAGAGGGCGGAGTGGTGACCGCCGACGGCGTCGCTCTCGAGCCGCACGAGTACGACCTGGTGCTCGAGACGTCCGGCCGGCCCGAGGGTGAGGCGCTCGCGCTGGTTCCCGGCGGCGGATTCATGCTGCTCGACACTGCGACCACGCCCGAGCTGGAAGCAGAGGGACTCGCGCGCGACGTGATCCGCGCCGTGCAGGACACGCGCAAGAACGCCGGCTTCGACGTCAGCGACCGCATCCGTCTCGCGCTGCGCTTCGACGACGCCGAAGACGGGGATGCCGTGTACTCAGCGTTCGAGATCGCCGACGTCGCGGGCGAGACGCTCGCGCTGGAGCACGCCCTGCTGGGCGCGGACGACGTACTGGCGGAGAGCGAGTTCTCCGCGGTCATCGCCAAGGGAACCTATGCGAACCGCGGCGACTTCACCGTCGCCGTCTCGAGGATCGGAGCCTCAGAGTGA
- a CDS encoding endonuclease domain-containing protein, with protein MALITEHGFARRTIESAVSAGTLTRPRRGWIATPDLAPTLRDAVKTGVVITCRTAAQHYRLWLHDASGRPHVAVPESHTGKVGVGAKVHWGAPLIPRSPDEVIDPIENTLGYIAECEPFERALATWDSALNKGLVQIDALSRLPLRPAARRVLASASPFADAGLETYLRPRLRWLRQPLRIQIWIHGHRVDALLGDRLVLQIDGRHHVGAQRSEDIKHDAELMLLGYHVIRVSYSQVMFDWPAVQDVIMRAIAQGLHVPR; from the coding sequence ATGGCGCTGATCACGGAGCACGGCTTCGCGCGACGAACCATCGAATCCGCCGTGTCGGCGGGAACGCTGACTCGTCCGCGTCGCGGCTGGATCGCCACGCCTGATCTCGCCCCGACTCTGCGTGACGCTGTGAAGACCGGCGTGGTGATCACCTGTCGCACGGCCGCGCAGCACTACAGGCTCTGGCTGCACGATGCATCCGGCAGACCCCACGTCGCTGTGCCGGAGTCCCACACAGGGAAGGTGGGTGTCGGCGCCAAGGTGCACTGGGGTGCGCCGCTGATCCCGCGTTCACCCGATGAGGTCATCGATCCGATCGAGAACACGCTCGGATACATCGCGGAGTGCGAGCCCTTCGAGCGTGCGCTCGCGACGTGGGACTCGGCGCTCAACAAGGGCCTGGTCCAGATCGACGCTCTCTCGCGACTGCCTCTGCGGCCGGCGGCTCGCCGCGTGCTCGCCTCTGCGTCTCCATTCGCGGATGCTGGACTCGAGACCTACTTGAGGCCCCGACTGCGTTGGCTGCGCCAACCCCTTCGCATCCAGATCTGGATCCACGGTCACCGCGTCGACGCCCTCCTCGGTGACCGTCTGGTGCTGCAGATCGACGGCAGGCACCACGTCGGAGCGCAGCGCTCGGAGGACATCAAGCACGACGCCGAGCTGATGCTGCTCGGGTACCACGTCATCAGGGTCTCGTACTCGCAGGTGATGTTCGACTGGCCCGCTGTGCAGGACGTGATCATGCGAGCCATCGCTCAGGGTCTGCATGTTCCGCGGTAG
- a CDS encoding pentapeptide repeat-containing protein, translating to MASRRTALRPPLVSEPDLPDIVSPAAPRRSSDLRAAIIEVDGEADLAHSTLEQCVLSGSGSALDLDGATMMDVDVRDLRVAKVSARRSTLRRVRISGGRLGTLDLSDSGVHELELRDVRIDYLTLAGCKAVDVRVDSCRIAALDMPGATLSRVAFAATSSDEVDPRGMRAEHLDLRGLDALGFLDVTALRGATLTLRQVELLAPVFATAAGILISD from the coding sequence ATGGCCAGCCGTCGCACCGCCCTCCGCCCGCCCCTGGTCTCGGAGCCCGATCTGCCGGACATCGTGAGTCCCGCCGCTCCCCGTCGCAGTTCCGATCTGAGAGCCGCGATCATCGAAGTAGACGGCGAGGCCGATCTCGCGCATTCGACGCTCGAGCAGTGCGTCCTCAGCGGCAGCGGGTCGGCACTCGACCTCGACGGCGCCACGATGATGGATGTGGACGTACGCGATCTCCGCGTCGCCAAGGTCTCGGCACGGCGATCGACTCTCCGTCGTGTGCGCATCTCAGGAGGTCGCCTCGGGACCCTGGATCTCAGCGACAGCGGCGTCCACGAACTCGAGCTGCGCGATGTGCGCATCGACTACCTCACGCTGGCCGGATGCAAGGCCGTCGACGTGCGCGTGGATTCCTGCAGGATCGCTGCCCTCGACATGCCGGGCGCGACGCTCTCGCGTGTGGCGTTCGCAGCCACGTCCAGCGACGAGGTCGACCCGCGCGGCATGCGAGCGGAGCATCTCGATCTTCGCGGACTCGACGCCCTGGGCTTCCTCGACGTCACGGCATTGCGCGGCGCGACGCTGACGCTGCGTCAGGTGGAGCTGCTTGCGCCGGTCTTCGCCACGGCGGCCGGCATCCTCATCAGCGACTGA
- a CDS encoding ATP-binding cassette domain-containing protein encodes MTAVRLRGLRIEIDAQRVVDGVDLDVAPGECVAIVGESGAGKSLTARALLGMLPDGARMTVDELRIDGTDAAALGESGWRRLRGRRVALVSQDALAALDPLRRIGREVAEPMEIHGLHRGRRDERAVQLLESVSLPEPGHRARSYPHELSGGMRQRALIASALAADPAVLVADEATTALDATVQARILSLLRSIADQGRAVLFISHDFAAVRRVADRVLVMREGRIIEQGAVTEVMTSPREAYTRSLIEASVATPRMQDGVSGEVLLEVREASKRFARPAVVGATFTLRSGRTLGIVGESGSGKTTLARLLIGVERPDEGSIDWARAQRVQLVHQNPLGAFDPRWTVGRSISEALQAAGMPRSERPRAVVRLLSEVGLDETLAARRPRQLSGGQRQRAAIARALAADPQVLVLDEPVSALDPTVRARVLDLLSRLQVERQLTMVFVAHDLAVIAAVCDDVLVMRDGVIVEQGAVSEVFGRPRHPFTRELVAAAV; translated from the coding sequence ATGACTGCGGTCCGACTGCGCGGGCTGCGCATCGAGATCGACGCACAGCGCGTCGTGGACGGGGTGGACCTCGACGTCGCACCGGGGGAGTGCGTCGCCATCGTCGGCGAATCCGGAGCGGGCAAGTCCCTCACGGCGAGAGCCCTGCTCGGGATGCTGCCCGACGGTGCTCGCATGACGGTCGACGAGCTGCGGATCGACGGCACCGACGCCGCGGCGCTGGGTGAGTCCGGCTGGCGGAGGCTCCGTGGCCGGCGCGTCGCCCTCGTCTCGCAGGACGCTCTCGCCGCACTCGACCCGTTGCGCCGCATCGGCCGCGAGGTCGCCGAGCCCATGGAGATCCACGGCCTGCACCGAGGCCGTCGGGATGAGCGGGCCGTGCAGCTGCTGGAATCCGTCTCGCTGCCAGAACCGGGACACCGCGCCCGAAGCTATCCCCACGAGCTGTCAGGAGGCATGCGGCAGCGCGCCCTGATCGCCTCGGCGCTCGCCGCGGATCCCGCCGTGCTCGTCGCCGACGAGGCGACGACCGCACTGGATGCGACGGTGCAGGCGCGCATCCTCTCGCTGCTGCGATCGATAGCCGACCAGGGGCGCGCCGTGCTGTTCATCAGCCATGATTTCGCCGCGGTGCGCCGAGTGGCCGACCGCGTGCTGGTGATGCGCGAGGGGCGGATCATCGAGCAGGGAGCGGTCACCGAGGTCATGACCTCGCCGCGGGAGGCGTACACGCGGTCGCTCATCGAGGCGAGCGTCGCGACACCGCGCATGCAGGACGGCGTCTCAGGTGAGGTGCTGCTGGAGGTGCGTGAGGCATCGAAGCGGTTCGCGCGTCCTGCCGTCGTCGGGGCGACGTTCACGCTCAGATCAGGGCGAACGCTCGGCATCGTCGGCGAGTCGGGGTCGGGCAAGACGACGCTGGCCAGGCTGCTGATCGGCGTCGAGCGCCCCGACGAAGGCTCGATCGACTGGGCGCGTGCGCAGCGTGTGCAGCTCGTGCACCAGAACCCGCTCGGAGCCTTCGACCCGCGGTGGACGGTCGGCAGGTCGATCTCGGAGGCGCTGCAGGCGGCCGGCATGCCGCGCAGCGAACGCCCCCGAGCTGTCGTCCGGCTGCTGAGCGAGGTGGGTCTCGACGAGACGCTGGCTGCTCGACGCCCTCGGCAGCTCTCGGGCGGGCAGCGTCAGCGAGCGGCGATCGCGCGAGCGCTCGCCGCCGATCCGCAGGTGCTGGTGCTCGACGAACCGGTGTCGGCACTCGACCCCACGGTGCGCGCACGCGTCCTCGATCTGCTCTCGCGACTGCAGGTCGAACGGCAGCTCACGATGGTGTTCGTCGCGCACGATCTCGCGGTCATCGCCGCGGTGTGCGACGACGTGCTCGTGATGCGCGACGGGGTCATCGTCGAGCAGGGCGCCGTGAGCGAGGTGTTCGGGCGCCCTCGGCATCCGTTCACCCGAGAACTGGTGGCGGCCGCTGTCTGA
- a CDS encoding ABC transporter permease, translating into MIARRTALVLAVMFLAAVALAAVFPDALATHDPLRADVRSALEAPGGAHLFGTDQSGRDVFSRVVHGAGRSVGIGLLATLLAVAVGLVLGSLSGVAPRILDSAAMRATDVLLAFPEFLIALIVVAVLGPGAVNVAIAVTIAAVPVYIRLARTQTRTLRVAEHVEAARILGVGPVRTFTRHVAPGVLGSLSVLATIGIGSSILAAAGLSFLGLGPSEPAPEWGLMLSGGRNVLGRAWWISVFPGLAITLTVISATVIGRALRASVEGRRA; encoded by the coding sequence ATGATCGCCAGACGTACCGCACTCGTCCTCGCGGTGATGTTCCTCGCCGCGGTCGCGCTCGCCGCGGTGTTCCCCGATGCCCTGGCAACTCATGATCCGCTGCGCGCCGACGTGCGCTCCGCTCTCGAGGCGCCGGGAGGAGCGCATCTCTTCGGCACGGATCAGTCGGGGCGCGACGTCTTCTCCCGCGTCGTCCACGGAGCCGGGCGCTCCGTCGGCATCGGTCTGCTCGCCACCCTGCTCGCCGTGGCCGTCGGTCTCGTGCTCGGCTCGCTGTCGGGCGTCGCGCCACGGATTCTCGACTCGGCGGCGATGCGCGCCACCGACGTCCTGCTCGCCTTCCCCGAGTTCCTCATCGCCCTGATCGTCGTGGCCGTGCTCGGACCCGGCGCGGTGAACGTCGCGATCGCCGTCACGATCGCCGCGGTGCCGGTGTACATCCGCCTCGCCCGCACGCAGACCCGCACGCTGCGCGTCGCCGAGCACGTCGAGGCTGCGCGCATTCTCGGCGTCGGGCCCGTGCGCACCTTCACGCGTCACGTCGCGCCTGGGGTGCTCGGATCGCTGAGCGTGCTCGCGACGATCGGCATCGGATCGAGCATCCTGGCCGCCGCAGGCCTCAGCTTCCTCGGCCTCGGGCCATCGGAGCCCGCACCGGAGTGGGGGCTGATGCTCTCGGGCGGTCGGAACGTCCTCGGCCGGGCCTGGTGGATCTCGGTCTTCCCCGGTCTGGCGATCACCCTCACGGTGATCAGCGCGACGGTCATCGGTCGTGCGCTGCGCGCCAGCGTGGAGGGGAGGCGCGCATGA
- a CDS encoding ABC transporter permease subunit, with translation MRHALIRIVGIAASAVLVLWGAATLAFLAFRIIPGDAVSVMLGPQAKVSDAVKAGVRAELGLDRPPLEQYFSYVGGLLRGDLGTSYQLRMPVSDVIGRQLGSTLQLTGLALLIAILIALAVALLARRGIARAAVVTGELIVLSSPVFWIGIVLLAVFAFSLGWFPVAGTRSPATVVLPAVTLALPVSALISQVLRDGIDEAERQPFAETARSRGAGPARLVLRHSLRHGAAGALTLTAYLIGSLLGGAVLVETVFARPGLGRVTLTAIVDRDLPVVAGVIMLSAAVFVVVNVIVELLHPLIDARLRARPAAFEAPAIEERR, from the coding sequence GTGCGGCACGCCCTGATCCGGATCGTGGGGATCGCCGCGTCTGCCGTCCTCGTGCTCTGGGGTGCGGCGACGCTGGCCTTCCTCGCGTTCCGGATCATCCCGGGCGATGCTGTCTCGGTCATGCTCGGCCCCCAGGCCAAGGTCAGCGATGCCGTCAAGGCAGGAGTGCGCGCGGAGCTCGGCCTCGACCGGCCGCCGCTCGAGCAGTACTTCTCGTACGTCGGCGGGCTGCTGCGCGGCGACCTCGGTACGTCATACCAGCTCCGGATGCCCGTCAGCGACGTCATCGGGCGCCAGCTCGGCTCCACGCTGCAGCTCACCGGTCTGGCCCTGCTGATCGCGATCCTCATCGCCCTGGCCGTGGCGCTGCTCGCGCGCAGGGGGATCGCTCGGGCGGCGGTCGTGACCGGGGAGCTGATCGTGCTCTCGTCGCCGGTGTTCTGGATCGGCATCGTGCTGCTCGCCGTCTTCGCCTTCAGCCTCGGATGGTTCCCCGTGGCAGGGACCCGCAGCCCCGCCACGGTCGTGCTGCCCGCCGTCACGCTCGCCCTCCCGGTGTCGGCGCTGATCAGCCAGGTGCTGCGAGACGGCATCGACGAGGCGGAGCGGCAGCCGTTCGCGGAGACAGCGCGCTCGCGCGGCGCGGGGCCCGCCCGCCTCGTGCTGCGTCACTCGCTGCGTCACGGCGCGGCCGGCGCCCTGACGCTCACCGCGTATCTCATCGGTTCGCTTCTCGGCGGTGCGGTGCTCGTCGAGACGGTCTTCGCCAGGCCGGGGCTCGGACGCGTGACGCTGACCGCCATCGTCGACCGCGACCTGCCCGTCGTCGCCGGCGTGATCATGCTCAGTGCTGCGGTCTTCGTCGTCGTGAACGTCATCGTCGAGCTGCTGCACCCGCTCATCGACGCGCGGCTGCGTGCTCGTCCCGCAGCCTTCGAAGCGCCCGCGATCGAGGAGCGGCGATGA
- a CDS encoding ABC transporter substrate-binding protein gives MPSFPVRRLLPVVALAAASALLLSACAGPADDGGSADTDAELVWAIEGANLSAGHMDPQTSQLDVSGMVQRQVLDSLVFQEADGSFSPWLAKSWKVSDDGRTYTFELRDDVTFSDGTAFDAAAVKANFDRIVDPATKSAQAASMLGGELYAGTEVVGEHTVEVSFTQPYAPFLQAASTAQLGFWSPKVLESSADQLAAGGPDVTVGTGPFVLSEYTADQEIVYTRNDDYAWGPDGAEAPKIKTLRIELLPEASVRAGVLSSGEADVATQLPPNVVADLGDDITVTAKEYPGLPYSLFLNEKHGVFADQKVRQAFSLAIDIDAAVDEIFFGEFPRAWSILGPTTPGYDESLEGTWAFDADKANALLDDAGWTERGADGIRMKDGERLSARWIAWTPISDDRTALANAIQSDLKDVGFEIVREKLEPAAYNEQYGPKTYDITDWDFSGVDADLLRSHLGTDGFQNASQVSDPAVDELLEQGLSTSDTAERAKIYTELQQWNAEHVAIVPLYVSSLITGSAKGVGGIEYDLYGRPLFYDASVSR, from the coding sequence ATGCCTTCCTTCCCCGTGCGTCGCCTTCTGCCCGTTGTCGCCCTGGCAGCAGCATCCGCCCTCCTCCTCAGCGCCTGCGCTGGACCCGCCGACGACGGCGGGTCCGCCGACACCGACGCCGAACTCGTCTGGGCCATCGAGGGGGCGAACCTCTCCGCAGGACACATGGATCCGCAGACCAGCCAGCTCGACGTATCGGGCATGGTGCAGCGCCAGGTGCTCGACTCGCTCGTCTTCCAGGAGGCCGATGGCTCGTTCTCGCCGTGGCTCGCCAAGAGCTGGAAGGTGTCGGACGACGGCCGCACGTACACCTTCGAACTGCGCGACGACGTCACCTTCTCCGACGGCACGGCGTTCGACGCCGCCGCAGTGAAGGCGAACTTCGACCGCATCGTCGACCCCGCGACGAAGTCTGCTCAGGCCGCCAGCATGCTCGGCGGCGAGCTGTACGCGGGCACCGAGGTGGTCGGCGAGCACACGGTCGAGGTCAGCTTCACCCAGCCGTATGCACCCTTCCTGCAGGCCGCCAGCACCGCGCAGCTCGGCTTCTGGTCGCCGAAGGTGCTCGAGAGCTCGGCCGATCAGCTCGCGGCAGGCGGTCCCGATGTCACGGTCGGCACCGGCCCGTTCGTGCTCAGCGAGTACACCGCCGACCAGGAGATCGTCTACACCCGCAACGACGACTACGCCTGGGGGCCGGACGGGGCCGAGGCTCCCAAGATCAAGACGCTCCGCATCGAGCTGCTGCCCGAGGCATCCGTCCGCGCCGGCGTGCTCTCGTCGGGCGAGGCCGACGTCGCCACCCAGCTGCCGCCGAACGTCGTCGCCGACCTCGGCGACGACATCACCGTGACGGCCAAGGAGTACCCCGGCCTGCCCTACTCGCTGTTCCTGAACGAGAAGCACGGCGTGTTCGCCGATCAGAAGGTGCGCCAGGCGTTCTCCCTGGCGATCGACATCGATGCGGCCGTCGACGAGATCTTCTTCGGCGAGTTCCCCCGTGCCTGGAGCATCCTCGGCCCGACCACCCCTGGTTACGACGAGTCGCTCGAGGGCACCTGGGCATTCGACGCCGACAAGGCGAACGCCCTTCTCGACGACGCCGGCTGGACGGAGCGTGGCGCAGACGGCATCCGGATGAAGGACGGCGAGCGTCTCTCAGCCCGCTGGATCGCCTGGACCCCGATCTCGGACGACCGCACGGCGCTGGCCAACGCCATTCAGTCCGACCTGAAGGACGTCGGCTTCGAGATCGTGCGCGAGAAGCTCGAGCCCGCCGCCTACAACGAGCAGTACGGCCCGAAGACCTACGACATCACCGACTGGGACTTCTCGGGCGTGGACGCCGATCTGCTGCGCAGCCACCTGGGGACCGACGGCTTCCAGAACGCCTCGCAGGTGAGCGACCCTGCTGTGGACGAGCTGCTCGAGCAGGGTCTCTCGACGTCCGACACCGCCGAGCGCGCGAAGATCTACACCGAGCTGCAGCAGTGGAACGCCGAGCACGTCGCGATCGTGCCGCTCTACGTGTCGTCGCTGATCACCGGCTCCGCGAAGGGCGTCGGGGGCATCGAGTACGACCTGTACGGCCGTCCGCTGTTCTACGACGCGAGCGTCAGCCGCTGA